In Candidatus Margulisiibacteriota bacterium, the following proteins share a genomic window:
- a CDS encoding S-layer homology domain-containing protein, protein MRSIRAFFGVVAVVLLFSSVVAAQIAVSNDPTYIGVGARTLGMGKAYAGVADDLLGIFSNPASLAYLSNWQLTTMAGKFINEYDYLNFGGAYPTNYGTFGLGLVSSSIGFTGPGVTTEVQDGVRYVPSSSEGTSFSYSTKTLLLSWGAPLKGFMNWRVLDNLAAGATLKFYFANITGPGITGGNAGGNEIDLALHYVPNNVFKAGMVLQNALPFSMGGKMKWDSGAEESFPALLKTGFSFRVLGAKGWRRLGDHELSYNFDYDYYPTNYSLPSLFHQGVEWSPIDFLDLRAGIDQDYVGRNNGADIEFTNNLTLGVGLYYGNYRFDYAFHQYNQVSANDTHYFSITYGVSRGKPSAEAVAIKNFSIIPTDKSVLYTQEAVVAGEVLNWLIRRVTVNSREVAVGDDGKFQLNLSLRPGKNTVRVAGYDAKDRLIGSERIRLLSMKSFDDVPANYWAIFPIAYLAMENVLTGYPDGTFRPEGNITRAEMATMLVKTMSPLGEQQTAQRKKIQELIIAGVIEPTDFSPEKGLSRGDLAKWLVKANDLSFPSVEQDVAPDVKKDNRFAPYVRAVVDAGLMVPFFSDGSFHPEMAITMDEEKALIAKATGEKAAAPGRQPFADVPLDHWAVMFIDQGAQDGLIKGYPDKTFRPRGNITRAEGVSVLSRFAKLGEPRLLELPFSDLPGRHWAIKEVSAAKEAGILSYLEGFRFEPNKQLTRAEVAEMVTKTGYFADKVRLLLDWNTGY, encoded by the coding sequence ATGAGATCAATTAGGGCCTTTTTCGGCGTTGTCGCCGTTGTATTGCTGTTTTCTTCGGTTGTCGCGGCGCAAATCGCCGTTTCCAACGACCCGACCTATATCGGCGTCGGCGCCCGGACCTTGGGGATGGGGAAAGCTTATGCTGGCGTGGCCGATGATCTGCTCGGTATTTTCAGCAATCCCGCGTCTTTAGCCTATCTCTCCAACTGGCAGTTGACCACGATGGCCGGTAAGTTTATTAATGAATACGATTATTTGAATTTCGGCGGCGCTTATCCGACTAATTATGGAACGTTCGGTCTCGGTTTGGTCAGCAGTAGCATCGGTTTTACCGGTCCGGGCGTCACGACCGAGGTCCAGGACGGGGTGCGTTACGTTCCGTCGTCTTCAGAAGGGACCAGCTTCTCTTACAGCACTAAAACCTTGCTCTTGTCGTGGGGAGCGCCGCTCAAAGGGTTCATGAACTGGAGGGTTTTGGATAACCTTGCCGCCGGGGCGACGCTGAAGTTTTATTTTGCCAATATAACCGGGCCCGGGATCACCGGCGGTAATGCCGGCGGCAACGAAATTGATTTGGCGCTCCATTATGTGCCTAATAATGTTTTTAAGGCCGGGATGGTGCTGCAAAACGCCCTCCCTTTTTCAATGGGGGGTAAAATGAAATGGGACAGCGGAGCGGAAGAATCGTTTCCCGCGCTTCTCAAGACCGGCTTCAGCTTCAGGGTTCTCGGGGCAAAAGGCTGGCGCCGGCTCGGCGATCATGAGCTGTCCTACAATTTCGATTATGATTATTATCCGACCAATTATAGTCTGCCCAGTCTTTTCCACCAAGGGGTGGAATGGTCGCCGATCGATTTCCTCGATCTGCGGGCCGGCATCGATCAGGATTACGTCGGCCGGAACAACGGGGCCGATATTGAGTTTACCAACAACCTGACCTTGGGTGTCGGCTTGTATTACGGCAACTATCGATTCGATTACGCGTTTCACCAGTATAACCAGGTTTCCGCCAATGATACCCATTATTTTTCGATCACTTATGGAGTGAGTCGCGGGAAACCGTCGGCCGAGGCGGTCGCGATCAAAAACTTTTCGATCATTCCGACCGATAAAAGTGTTCTCTATACCCAGGAAGCGGTGGTTGCCGGCGAAGTTCTGAATTGGCTGATCCGTCGGGTGACGGTGAACAGCCGGGAAGTCGCGGTTGGAGACGACGGCAAATTCCAACTTAACCTTTCCTTGCGGCCGGGCAAGAACACCGTCCGGGTTGCCGGGTATGACGCCAAGGACCGGCTGATCGGGAGCGAGCGAATCCGCTTATTGAGCATGAAGAGCTTTGACGACGTTCCCGCCAATTACTGGGCGATTTTTCCGATCGCTTATTTAGCGATGGAAAACGTTCTAACCGGTTATCCCGACGGTACCTTTAGGCCGGAAGGGAATATCACCCGGGCGGAAATGGCGACGATGCTGGTCAAAACCATGTCCCCGCTGGGAGAACAGCAGACGGCGCAGCGAAAAAAGATCCAGGAGCTGATCATTGCCGGGGTTATTGAACCGACCGATTTCAGTCCGGAAAAAGGGCTTTCCCGCGGCGATCTCGCCAAATGGCTGGTCAAAGCGAACGATCTTTCTTTCCCGTCGGTCGAGCAGGATGTCGCGCCCGATGTCAAAAAAGACAATAGGTTTGCGCCTTATGTCCGAGCGGTCGTTGACGCTGGGCTGATGGTGCCGTTTTTTTCCGATGGATCTTTCCATCCGGAAATGGCGATCACTATGGATGAGGAAAAAGCGCTGATCGCCAAAGCGACCGGAGAAAAAGCCGCCGCGCCCGGCCGGCAGCCCTTTGCCGATGTGCCGCTGGACCACTGGGCGGTCATGTTTATCGACCAAGGGGCTCAAGACGGGTTGATCAAAGGGTATCCCGACAAAACCTTCCGGCCGCGGGGGAATATTACCAGGGCCGAGGGGGTCTCGGTCCTTTCCCGCTTTGCCAAACTGGGCGAGCCGCGCTTGCTGGAACTGCCGTTCTCCGACCTGCCGGGGCGTCATTGGGCGATCAAAGAGGTCAGCGCCGCGAAAGAAGCGGGGATCTTAAGTTACCTTGAGGGGTTTAGATTCGAGCCGAACAAGCAGCTGACCCGCGCCGAAGTGGCTGAAATGGTCACCAAAACCGGCTACTTTGCCGATAAAGTCCGCCTTCTTCTTGACTGGAACACCGGTTATTAA